One segment of Polypterus senegalus isolate Bchr_013 chromosome 8, ASM1683550v1, whole genome shotgun sequence DNA contains the following:
- the LOC120533359 gene encoding histone H4 yields the protein MSGRGKGGKGLGKGGAKRHRKVLRDNIQGITKPAIRRLARRGGVKRISGLIYEETRGVLKVFLENVIRDAVTYTEHAKRKTVTAMDVVYALKRQGRTLYGFGG from the coding sequence ATGTCTGGACGTGGTAAAGGAGGAAAGGGACTTGGTAAGGGTGGCGCCAAACGTCACCGTAAAGTCCTGAGAGATAACATTCAAGGTATCACAAAGCCCGCTATTCGCCGTCTGGCTCGTCGAGGTGGCGTGAAACGAATTTCTGGCTTGATCTACGAAGAAACTCGTGGTGTGCTCAAAGTGTTCTTGGAGAATGTTATTCGTGACGCTGTAACTTACACCGAGCATGCTAAGAGGAAGACCGTGACTGCCATGGACGTAGTGTACGCTTTGAAGAGACAAGGCCGAACGCTGTACGGCTTCGGAGGTTAG
- the LOC120533364 gene encoding histone H2B 5-like translates to MPEPKAAPAPKKGSKKTVSKSQAKGGKKRRKSRKESYAIYVYKVLKQVHPDTGISSKAMGIMNSFVNDIFERIAGEASRLAHYNKRSTISSREIQTAVRLLLPGELAKHAVSEGTKAVTKYTSSK, encoded by the coding sequence ATGCCTGAACCAAAAGCTGCACCAGCTCCTAAGAAGGGCTCTAAGAAAACCGTTTCTAAAAGCCAAGCAAAGGGTGGGAAGAAACGCAGAAAGTCCAGGAAGGAAAGCTACGCTATCTACGTATACAAGGTGCTGAAGCAAGTACACCCTGATACTGGTATTTCTTCCAAGGCGATGGGCATCATGAACTCGTTTGTAAACGATATATTTGAGCGCATCGCCGGTGAGGCTTCTCGCCTAGCACATTACAACAAGCGCTCGACCATTTCTTCAAGGGAGATCCAGACTGCTGTAAGGCTGCTGTTACCAGGTGAGCTTGCTAAGCACGCCGTGTCCGAGGGCACTAAGGCAGTCACCAAGTATACCAGCTCCAAATAA